Below is a genomic region from Fibrobacter sp..
GCTTCACGGCGTCCATATTCACGCGGCCCACATCGGCCATCACGGCCATTTTCATCTTGGAGTCGATACCGTCCTTCACTTTCCACAGCAGGTCATCGTCGCAGAACTTCCACGGACCATATTCCTTGGGGTCGAAAAGTTCGGGAGAATTCTTGTAGCCCATTTCCATGTAGTCGATGCCGGCTGCAGAGAGGAGGGTGTAGAGGCGACGCACAAATTCCAGAGAAAAATCGTGCTTGTTCACCAGGCCGCCGTCGCGGATGGTGCAATCGAGAACTTTGATAGTTTCGTAGTACATGTTTTAGACGAGAGACGAGAGACGAGAGACGAGAGAAGTGTTGGTTCTATTGACTATCGCTGTCGTCGTAGGTTAGGGGTTAGGTTTTATAGTCGGAGGGGAATTTAGAATAAGAAGAATTCCAAATCAATGGGTTTGGCAGAATTCAACAAAATTTATTTATTTTTAACGCTATTTTTGCGTAGATTATTCAAATTTCGCTCCAAAATCAAGGAAATAGCCACCTTTGCCAGCTACTCGACCACCACCTTTACTACTAGTTTTCAGTGTCTGTATTTCCGAAAATGCATTTTCCTGCAAAACAGAAAATTCATTTCACATCTATTTTACGCATATTTTGCGTATTTCAAAACCCCAATTTCACACCCCACACTCCACATTCCTTATTCCTCACACCCCTTCCTTCTTTTCTATCTTGCACCTCAATGAGCCCCCTATTGCAAAAAGCCATCGAAGGCATTCGCCTCTCCCCCGCCGAGGCATTGGATTTACTGAAAAACGCCCCGTGGACCCAGGTGGCAGAGGCAGCCAACATAGTGCGCCACAGAATCAATCCAGGCAACAAGGTGGGCTATACGGCTTTCCGCATCGTGAACTACACCAACGTGTGCGAAATCACCTGCAGTTTTTGCAGCTTTTGCAGGCCGGCCAAGAGCCCCGAGGCCTACGTGCTTAGTTTAGGCGAAATCCGGCAGAAAACGCTGGAGGCGAAGGCCAAGGGCGCAGACCAAATCTTTTTGCAGGGCGGCGTGAACAGGGACATTCCCTTAAGCTACTACACCGACGTCTTGCAAATGCTCACCCGCGAAATGAGCGTAAAGGTCCGGGGGTTCTCGCCGGTGGAATTGGTGCGCATCGCCGAATTCAACCACATGGAGCTCGACGACCTGCTCGACATTTTGAAAGCGGCGGGACTCAGTTCCGTACCCGGTGCCGGGGCCGAAATTCTCAGCGACCGCATGCGTCAAATTCTGTCACCGAAAAAACTTCCCGCCAAACAATGGTGCGACACTCTTGCCGCCTGCCACAAGAAGGGATTGCCCGGCAGCGCCAACATCGTATTCGGCAGTTGCGAAACCGCAGAAGAAATCGTCGAGCATCTGGATTACGTGCGCAGCACCCAAGACGTCGCTCAGGGCTTCAAGAGCTTTGTAGTATGGACCTTCCAGCCGCAAACGGACAAGTTCCCCATTAGGCACGTGCGGGGCGACGAATACCTGAAACTGCTGGCCCTTTCACGCCTGTACCTGGACAATATTCCCCACATCGAAGTGTCGCTCTTGGGCATGGGCCTTTCGCTGGGAGAGCTTGGGCTCCACTGCGGCGCCGACGACATCAACAGCATTGTGATAGAAGAAAACGTGTTGCAGAACCACGGACTCACCTCCATCGCAGAGGCAGAAGCCTTCATCAAGAACGCCGGTTTTACGCCGTACCGCCGTTCTTTAAACTTCGACTAAAATCTACACCGCACATTCCACATCACCTCAAACCTCGTGCCTCGAGCCTCGAACCTAAAAAAACACCGGCCCGCTTTTGGCGGATCCGGCATAAAGAGAGAGTTATGAATTTTGGGCTTGTTAGGCGCGCTTGGAGCGCTTTCTCAAACTTTTGACCAGCAGGGCGGCGAGAATGCAGTACATTTAATCCTTCTTTTTTGGCGTTTTTGGGTTGTTTTTCAAATTGACGCGCCAATGATAACAAAATTTTACCGTTTTGACAAGGCGTTTGTTAAAAGATTTTTACTTTATTTTTCTTACATGAGCCCTCAAAACCCTAGCCCTAACGAGTTATCAGTCATCGGATTTCAGTCCTCCGTCCATAATTTGGCGCCAAAGGCGCGATTATAAAAACCCATAACTCATAACTGACAACTCATTACTGGTCTCGCCCCTCAATTTTTGTAAATTTGGGGCCATGAAAAGATTGTTGTTGATTCTTCTCTGTCTGGCAGCGGTCGCAACGGCCCGCATGTCGCTCCAGGTGGACAAGGACCGCGTAGAAGCCGGCAAGACCTTCAAACTGATGCTTATCGTGCCCCTGCAGGAACTCCCCACCGAAAGGGGCGTCCCGCAGCTGGAAACGCGTAACGGATTTACCTTCTTGGGCCTGGACAGCGCAGAACAGGTCATCCGTCCCGATTTCGAAGACATGTTCAACTCCTTCTTTGGCGGAGGTGGCAGGCCTTACAAGGCAAGGGTCTATAGTTTCAACATCCGCGCCCCCAAAAAGACAGGCTCCCTAGACGTTGGGCAAATCGAATGGAACATCAACGGAAGCGTGCGCACCATCAGCGGAAACATTCCCATAAATATCCAGCGGGCCTATAGCGACGAAGCCCTATCCGTAAGTCTCACCCCCAGCAAAAGATCCATCTACGAAGGGGAACAGTTCTACGTCACTCTCGGGTTCCACACCTACGAGCATTTCGAGGGAGGCCTGCAGGCCACCGACATGAGCACTGGCAACGACTTTATCGTCCACCGCGGCGACCTTTCCACCATGGAATTCAAGCCCGTCGAAGGCGCCCGCCGCGAAATGCAGGCCAGCGCCAAGTTCGCCTGGCTCTCTCCCACCAAAAGCGGCTCCCTACAAATTCCGCCCTTCAAGTTCAAGTACACCAAGCGGGGCGAACCGAAAATTGTAGAAGAAAAGAAGCAGATGGGCGGCATGTCTTTCCACAGCCAGTCCATCAAGCAGGAATCTATCGAAGCCGAAACCCAGACTCCGACTGTAAACATCACGGTAAAGCCTCTCCCCGCCCAGGGCAAACCCGCAGACTTTAGCGGTATGGTAGGCGACTACAAGTTCAGCGCCGATTTCGACCGCACAAACCTCAAGGTAGGCGAAGCCCTGACGCTATCCATAAACATCAAGGGCGACGGTACGCCTGGCACCATCACGGACCCTAAACTTCCCGATTTCAGCGAGTTCCGCTCCGTCCCGCCAGAAAACAACATCTCCAAAAAGGTTACGGGGAACAAGGTCATCACCTCCAAGGACATCAAGGTTTTCCTCTACCCCAAAAAGAAGGGGTCCTTCGAAATCCCGGCCATAAACTATTCCTGGTTCAACCCCGCCAAGAAAAAATATGAAACGGCTACCGCAGGCCCCTGGACCATCGAGGTGGAAAAAGGGGACACAGGTGCCGAAGCCATTTTCCAGAGTCCCGTGGCAGGATCCGCAGGCCCAAGCGCCGTGCAAAAACAAGAAATTGAATCCCTAGGTAGCGACATCCGGTTTATTCACACCAGCGCCGCAAAGGCGGACAGCCCCGCCCCCTACAAGAGCGTGCTGTTCTGGATTCTCTTTACCGCAGCCATTCCTTTCTACATCGTCGCTACCCTTCTTGTCAAGATCCGTCGCAAGCGTAACAGCAACGCGGCTCTGGTCCGCAAGGGGCATGCCAACAAGCAGCTCAAAGAAAAGTTCGCCCAGGCCCGCAAGGCTCTCGAAGCAGGCGACGGCAAGGGATTCTTTGCCGCTCTCGAAAACGGGCTCTTGAACTACCTGAGCGACACCACCAACCTGGAATTCAAGGGCATGACACGCCCCCAGATGAAAGAGGAACTGGCAAGGCTCGGCGTGAAAGAAGAAACCATTGCCGCCATCGACAGCTGGCTTGATAAATGCGCTTTCGTGCGCTACGCTCCCGTGACGGCCACGCCCGAAGAGCAAAAACAGATGCTTACCGATGTGGAAAAGCTTTGCGAGAAAGTTAGATAGTTCGAAATTCGGAATTCGGAGTTCGGAATCGAGAAGGTTTATATGAAAAGTTTTGTATTTATTCTGATTACTATTCTAACGGCATTCGCCACCTCTAATGCAACCGAAACCTGTGCCGGTCTCGAAGCAGGTGCCAAAGCCTACAACGAAGGCGATTTCGAACGGGCCGTTGACGAATGGCGGAGCTGTGCCGACAGCGGCATTAACGATGCTGACCTTTTCTACAACCTGGGGAACGCCTATTTCAGGAGCGGAAAACTGGGATTCTCCATTTTCTACTACAAGAAAGCCCTCCGTCTTAGGGCCAACGACAGCGACATTCAGCACAACCTGAAATACGCCCAGGCCATGACCCGTGACAAGGTAGACGAAGATTCCGAAGAGAACCCCATTCTGAACGCCCTTTTCCAGGCGCACCACGCCATTTCCCTAAAGACGCAGCTCTGGATTATGCTCGGCATTTTCTGGGCCATAGCCATTGCCGCCGTGCTGACCAGAATCAGCCTGCGCGAAAAGGCCCGAAACATCTACACCGGCATCATCTTTGCGCTTACCATCGTCTTAGGAGTCTTTGGCGCCAGTGCCGGCTACAAGATTTTTGTCCTGGAAACGGACATCACCGGAGTTGTCACCGCAAAAGACGCCGACGTGACCAGCGCTCCAAGCGACAAGTCCCAGACCCTGAATACCCTTTCCGAAGGAACATCCTTCCAGGTGCTTTCCATCCAAGGAAATTTCGCCGAAATCCAGCTGGGCGAAAAAATCAAGGGCTTCGTCAAGCTCTCCGACGTAGGAATCGTGGAATAAGGTCAAACCTGCGGGTCAATCAATGTGTAGTGTGTGATGTGTAGTGTGTAGTGGTTTATTCTTAACTTATCATTTCGCATTACTCATCTCACACCTCACATTAATTTCTTGTCTCCATCAACCCTAACACCTACAACCTACTACCTACAACCTAATCAAACCTAAGCATCAGCGCGATTTCGAACTGCAATATCTGACGCAGGTGAGGCGTCTCATCGTCCAGCTTTTCGTGGATCTGACGGTACTCGATGTAGCTGCTCATTGAAGCGATACGGTTGAACTGGTAGCCTGCGCTGGGCCGCACGAACCATTCGTGCGTGCGCATGGGCACAGTACGGTCCGTCTTGTGGAGTTCCGGCTTGTAAACAGCATAGTCGTATCCGTCAATACTCCATTGCCTAAACACACCGTCGGTGCCGCTGGCCTTATTCCACATGTCGTATCCCGGGTCAGGGTCGTATTCCTTGCGGATGGTCTTGTTGTAGTCGTAACCGGCGGTAAACTTCAGGTCGATATCGTTTTCCAGCTTGAAATACCATTTCCAAAGCTGGAACCCGCGCTTGGTCTTCAGCGGGTACGAAATGGTCAGGTCATTTCCGATATTGATGGCAAAGTCGTTGTACAGGGAGGTATGAATCCAGGGTGTATCCCAGAAATAGTCCGTAGTATCCCGAATGTCTCCTTCCTTATCGGGCCAGCTGGGATAACCGATAACTTCTTCCTTGGGCCGTCTGTCCGTAGACTCTATCTTCAGGCGCACCGCATTGTCAATCCGCATATTGCTCTGGGTCAAGAAAGACACACGGACCAGCGGGTTAAAGTTCCACTGGTGGGCCCAGGAATCTTCGGCACTCTGGAAAGGCCGCACCACGATGGTCCTGGTGTAATCAAACCGATGAGCGGTGCTCACGCTCTTGAATCCATTCAAGAAAGACACCCGCTGGGAGAAATTCGGCACATTCACGCCAATACCAATTTTCGGCCACACCGTAGTGGTATCCAAGTACAGCGGGTATTCACGAGACTGGTTAAATTCTTCACGCCACATCAAGTCACCCGTAACACCGATATCCCAAATAGGCAGCACAATGCCCGTCCCTATCTGGAACTGACGGGAAACGGAGTGGCGGAAATTCCCCTGATAGACAAGGGTGTCTACATGACGGTTGCGGTACTGGGCAAAGTGCGTAAAATCATCACGATGGTCAAGTTCCATATCGCCAGAAACTATATTCCAGAATCCTCGATTACGGTAACCGTTGCCAAGACCCAAG
It encodes:
- a CDS encoding nucleoid-structuring protein H-NS — encoded protein: MYYETIKVLDCTIRDGGLVNKHDFSLEFVRRLYTLLSAAGIDYMEMGYKNSPELFDPKEYGPWKFCDDDLLWKVKDGIDSKMKMAVMADVGRVNMDAVK
- a CDS encoding CofH family radical SAM protein, which codes for MSPLLQKAIEGIRLSPAEALDLLKNAPWTQVAEAANIVRHRINPGNKVGYTAFRIVNYTNVCEITCSFCSFCRPAKSPEAYVLSLGEIRQKTLEAKAKGADQIFLQGGVNRDIPLSYYTDVLQMLTREMSVKVRGFSPVELVRIAEFNHMELDDLLDILKAAGLSSVPGAGAEILSDRMRQILSPKKLPAKQWCDTLAACHKKGLPGSANIVFGSCETAEEIVEHLDYVRSTQDVAQGFKSFVVWTFQPQTDKFPIRHVRGDEYLKLLALSRLYLDNIPHIEVSLLGMGLSLGELGLHCGADDINSIVIEENVLQNHGLTSIAEAEAFIKNAGFTPYRRSLNFD
- a CDS encoding protein BatD is translated as MKRLLLILLCLAAVATARMSLQVDKDRVEAGKTFKLMLIVPLQELPTERGVPQLETRNGFTFLGLDSAEQVIRPDFEDMFNSFFGGGGRPYKARVYSFNIRAPKKTGSLDVGQIEWNINGSVRTISGNIPINIQRAYSDEALSVSLTPSKRSIYEGEQFYVTLGFHTYEHFEGGLQATDMSTGNDFIVHRGDLSTMEFKPVEGARREMQASAKFAWLSPTKSGSLQIPPFKFKYTKRGEPKIVEEKKQMGGMSFHSQSIKQESIEAETQTPTVNITVKPLPAQGKPADFSGMVGDYKFSADFDRTNLKVGEALTLSINIKGDGTPGTITDPKLPDFSEFRSVPPENNISKKVTGNKVITSKDIKVFLYPKKKGSFEIPAINYSWFNPAKKKYETATAGPWTIEVEKGDTGAEAIFQSPVAGSAGPSAVQKQEIESLGSDIRFIHTSAAKADSPAPYKSVLFWILFTAAIPFYIVATLLVKIRRKRNSNAALVRKGHANKQLKEKFAQARKALEAGDGKGFFAALENGLLNYLSDTTNLEFKGMTRPQMKEELARLGVKEETIAAIDSWLDKCAFVRYAPVTATPEEQKQMLTDVEKLCEKVR
- a CDS encoding tetratricopeptide repeat protein, which produces MKSFVFILITILTAFATSNATETCAGLEAGAKAYNEGDFERAVDEWRSCADSGINDADLFYNLGNAYFRSGKLGFSIFYYKKALRLRANDSDIQHNLKYAQAMTRDKVDEDSEENPILNALFQAHHAISLKTQLWIMLGIFWAIAIAAVLTRISLREKARNIYTGIIFALTIVLGVFGASAGYKIFVLETDITGVVTAKDADVTSAPSDKSQTLNTLSEGTSFQVLSIQGNFAEIQLGEKIKGFVKLSDVGIVE